CTTCAATGAACTGCTTGAGGTGTATTGCCACGCCTGCCTTCTGGTCGGCAGCCCCAAGGCCAATCATCCTGCCGCCTTGCACGCGCACCTTGAGCGGATTAGCCTTCCAGCCTGCGCAGGCGGGGACTGTGTCAACATGGCAGTCAAGAAGAAGGTGTTGTTTCCCCTCGCCACTAGTGCACACGACGTTTGGCCTGCCCTTGTAGACAAACTGGAACCTTGGCTTAAAGCCCTCCTGCTGCAGCAAGTTGAAGATGAACTTTTGGATGGCAAGCTCATTGCCCGAAACCGAATTTATGCTGACCAATTTTTTTGTAAGCCACAATAGGTTGACCAATGCCCCACCAAAGAGTATGATTCAAGCTTGTGCCTTTAATTCTTTGCGCACAGATCGCGAGTCTGCCTTCCATGGCAGGTTTGCCTGCAAATCAGCATATACAGGTGTCCAGAGCACTAGGAATTCCGTTGTTATTGTAGAAACATCGTAATCGTAGTATTTGCCATAAAACTTTTCCCTAAATGCATCAATAATTACCAGAAGCTGTTTAGAATTTTCCAGTATAAGTTCTATGATAAGGTCGTACCTTCCGACTATTTCTATTGCAAAAAGGCACTTATTTGTTGAGCTGAAGTAGTTTATTATGGCCCCGATTACCGAAGGGTCCACAAGGGAAATATTCACTTGGAAGAATGTCAATCCAAGCCTGTCGTAGTTGAGGGAAACCGCGTGGCCAAGTATGATTCCATCACGCTTTAGTTTTTTTATGGCATACTGGACTTTAGGCGGCTCAAGGCCTGTTCGTCTTGCTATTTCAAGAGCCGAAAGCCTGCCATTTGAGGATATGACGGAACAGATTTTGAGTTCATTTTCCCCGAGGCGATATGAACCTATCTGCTTTGAATGGTGCCTGTCCGCCTGCTCAGGCCCAAGGTGCAAGAACCTCTGGTTTAGCCTGTGGGTGCAAACAAAAACAACCATCTCCTTTTCAAGAACATGCTGGCCGTATGACTGCATGAAAGGGTAGAGGAAACTTGTAAAGTCAGTAGTGGTGCGAAGCAATACGACAACAACGCAGTCATAATATCCCTCCATGCTTGCAAGATAGATTATGTTGCGCTGCCTTTGCAGATATTCGTATATCTCTCTTTCCTTGCCCGGGGTAATGCTTTTGAACTTGAGATAAAGCTTGTAGGAATATTGGCCAAGTTTCCTTGTGTCAAAAATTGTGTAAAATCCGCTGAGTACCCCTTCTTCGACAAGCCTCCTGAGGCGAAAATTCACAGTCTCTTTGCTTTTACGCAGACGCCTGGCAATTTCGCTGGTGCTTATCCTTGCATCCAAATCAAGCTCATAAAGAATTTTGCAGTCAAGGGAATCGAGTTGGCGCGGCTGTTGCAATTGAGGTCTGCATTTTGCAGCTGATTTCGAAGATTTTTGCACAATTATTGATTAAATTAATAAAATATATAATAATATTCACAAATTTTGCAATATTCATTAGGATATTTTAATATATTTATAATGGCCTAGGATATAGCTTGATGGAGGGAACTAATGGGCGATACTGCGGCATTTGGCCAATATGAGAGGATTGTGCAACAGGTCTGCCAGCTTTCAAAAGAAGCGGCGCCTTATTCGGCTTGGCACCAATCACATTGCGCCAGAATATATGGCCATGCCCTGGAGATTGCAAGACTTGAAGGAATCGCAGTCGACCCTGTTGTCCTGATTTTGGCCTCCTACCTGCATAGTTTCGGCTCGTTTGACAAATACAGGGAGATAGGTGTTGGCAAATCCGTCCGCTCTGCCCAAATAGCAAGCCAGATACTTCAAGGCGAGAATCTGGCTGAGGAGAAAACACGGCTTGTGGTAAAAGTTATTGAGGGGCATGAGCATTTTGCCACCCCGGACACAAGCTGCGCCGAGGCGG
The sequence above is a segment of the Candidatus Parvarchaeota archaeon genome. Coding sequences within it:
- a CDS encoding winged helix-turn-helix transcriptional regulator, translated to MNFRLRRLVEEGVLSGFYTIFDTRKLGQYSYKLYLKFKSITPGKEREIYEYLQRQRNIIYLASMEGYYDCVVVVLLRTTTDFTSFLYPFMQSYGQHVLEKEMVVFVCTHRLNQRFLHLGPEQADRHHSKQIGSYRLGENELKICSVISSNGRLSALEIARRTGLEPPKVQYAIKKLKRDGIILGHAVSLNYDRLGLTFFQVNISLVDPSVIGAIINYFSSTNKCLFAIEIVGRYDLIIELILENSKQLLVIIDAFREKFYGKYYDYDVSTITTEFLVLWTPVYADLQANLPWKADSRSVRKELKAQA
- a CDS encoding M20 family metallopeptidase, with the translated sequence MVNLLWLTKKLVSINSVSGNELAIQKFIFNLLQQEGFKPRFQFVYKGRPNVVCTSGEGKQHLLLDCHVDTVPACAGWKANPLKVRVQGGRMIGLGAADQKAGVAIHLKQFIE